A genomic window from Agrobacterium larrymoorei includes:
- a CDS encoding FUSC family protein: MLPEQFSGDEGARAALAVGAPLILALVAGQPSLGWAVFAAFWTCLCDGPGPHAMRRRTLGLFVLIGTAIAFTGSWAASAGTEAALAVGPALVFVAVLVGAAFSLDGVLGTLLAVVAVVAVGFPHPLPTATAQSLTFLAGGSWAFLLINLFWRIDPTASLHRNAGAVITRLSDMAKDLAAIGDGGHRDAQWHSEHAEHRRAVRMAMERLRAVLARYPGDARRYHNALRAAEIIFGALVALDHAYIHRLGPTAERAATARAFDTALLGVRLSLRERSKKVVLRRGIERLERIGKTLTDDVMTGCVLALQQALHVVENPDQSTEALAAPPDQVATNWKDRMKGALRLALRQSAGVIGVYYAAIIFQLGYPYWATMALIVCLQGGARVTWARSLERVLGSLLGGVLALSLLFITQNQMVLCPLAILLASVTISLRSVNYTVFVVFLTTLFIIVTDMMHPGSGIAAARVVDNLLGSIAALLAVLVLWPDLGPPLHRLITKGREANLAYLESVIAGKPVLEVRTAQRTAGLASIDVEVALHDLAGLRYRRHRLNEGDQLALREMRNLAGEAAAAWHRRLGEHHRPEDNQSKETGT, from the coding sequence TTGCTGCCAGAGCAGTTTAGCGGCGATGAAGGTGCGCGCGCAGCGCTTGCTGTCGGAGCACCGTTGATTCTCGCGCTGGTAGCCGGTCAGCCCTCACTTGGATGGGCAGTCTTTGCTGCGTTCTGGACATGTCTTTGCGACGGACCGGGTCCTCATGCCATGCGCCGCCGCACACTCGGACTTTTCGTCCTGATCGGCACCGCGATCGCCTTCACCGGATCGTGGGCCGCGTCGGCGGGAACGGAAGCTGCCCTTGCCGTCGGCCCTGCCCTTGTCTTCGTTGCCGTACTGGTTGGGGCGGCTTTTTCCCTGGACGGCGTGCTCGGAACCCTGCTTGCTGTGGTCGCCGTCGTTGCCGTCGGTTTTCCGCACCCACTTCCAACTGCGACAGCACAGTCGCTGACTTTCCTGGCCGGTGGAAGCTGGGCCTTCCTCCTGATCAACTTGTTCTGGCGCATTGATCCAACGGCATCACTCCACCGGAACGCGGGCGCCGTCATTACGCGCCTGTCAGACATGGCGAAAGACTTGGCCGCGATTGGTGATGGCGGCCATAGGGACGCGCAGTGGCATAGTGAACATGCCGAACACAGACGTGCCGTTCGAATGGCGATGGAGCGGCTGAGAGCGGTGCTGGCACGGTACCCGGGAGATGCACGGCGATATCACAACGCGCTTCGAGCGGCCGAGATCATCTTTGGCGCCCTCGTCGCTTTGGATCATGCCTATATCCACAGGTTGGGGCCGACAGCAGAGCGTGCGGCGACGGCACGTGCATTTGACACCGCCCTGCTCGGTGTCCGCCTCTCTTTACGAGAGAGGAGTAAGAAAGTCGTTTTGCGCCGTGGCATCGAGCGGCTGGAAAGGATAGGCAAAACTCTCACGGACGATGTCATGACTGGCTGTGTGCTGGCATTGCAGCAGGCGTTGCACGTAGTGGAAAACCCGGATCAGTCCACCGAAGCCCTGGCAGCACCACCGGATCAGGTCGCCACGAACTGGAAGGACCGGATGAAGGGCGCGCTCCGACTGGCTTTACGGCAGTCAGCGGGCGTCATTGGGGTCTACTACGCCGCCATCATCTTTCAGCTGGGTTATCCCTACTGGGCAACAATGGCGTTGATCGTCTGCCTTCAGGGCGGCGCCCGCGTGACATGGGCGCGGTCGCTTGAACGTGTTCTTGGCTCCCTTCTCGGTGGCGTGTTGGCGCTGAGCCTGCTCTTCATCACGCAGAATCAAATGGTGTTATGCCCCCTGGCTATCCTGCTCGCCAGTGTTACGATTTCGCTGCGGTCGGTGAATTACACGGTCTTCGTCGTCTTCCTGACGACGCTCTTCATTATCGTAACCGATATGATGCATCCCGGAAGCGGCATCGCCGCAGCGCGGGTGGTCGATAACCTCCTGGGCAGTATCGCGGCACTGCTTGCCGTTCTCGTTCTGTGGCCGGATCTCGGCCCCCCGCTTCATCGGCTGATCACCAAAGGCCGGGAGGCGAACCTTGCCTATCTGGAAAGCGTCATCGCCGGCAAACCTGTCCTTGAAGTGCGCACCGCGCAGCGTACCGCAGGTTTGGCGAGCATCGATGTCGAGGTCGCGCTGCACGACCTTGCCGGGTTGCGATACCGCCGCCATCGCCTCAACGAAGGTGATCAGTTGGCTCTGCGTGAGATGCGCAACCTTGCAGGAGAGGCGGCAGCCGCCTGGCATAGGCGGCTTGGAGAGCACCATAGGCCTGAAGACAATCAATCGAAAGAAACAGGCACTTGA
- a CDS encoding helix-turn-helix transcriptional regulator: MTDVEQSPKINRLVLQQVIAGLSDGLILLEPDGAISWANKSALDMHRVETLDELGADIAAYRKNFTLRYRNNHLLDEGQYPLERLFAGEEVDDVTVEISPASDLDQTWVHTVRGMVIEDAGAKPDVTVLIIRDETPLYEAEERFERAFNANPAPGLICRMQDKRFIRVNQGFMEMTGFTREEIIGRSVEELGLFSNCETGQDALDRLEDGRVIRHREALIPIPEGDRLVIVAGEVIAVGEEPCMLFTFADLDGRRKAQNALRQSEERFFKSFRLSPAPTAISRLEDFVFTEVNDAFLQLCGRKEQDIIGKTASELKLWDDVNARRDVERRLKSNLPIREEPLRMNLKDGSSAECVVSAERVEINDQLCVIWALQDVTERRRSEDELIEAIETVMADTSWFSRTVVERLAGLRQTSRGTVSTASLSDLTEREDDILTLICEGCSDKEMSDRLNLSRHTIRNHIASLYGKIGVNRRAAAVIWARERGFSGRKLRKT; this comes from the coding sequence ATGACAGACGTCGAGCAGTCCCCGAAGATCAACCGTCTTGTTTTACAGCAAGTCATTGCGGGCTTGAGCGACGGGCTCATTTTGCTGGAGCCGGATGGCGCCATTTCTTGGGCCAACAAATCGGCGCTCGATATGCATAGGGTGGAGACGCTTGATGAGCTTGGCGCAGACATTGCCGCCTATCGCAAAAATTTCACCCTGCGCTATCGCAACAACCATCTTCTGGATGAGGGGCAATATCCCTTGGAAAGGCTGTTTGCCGGCGAGGAGGTTGACGATGTTACCGTCGAGATTTCGCCAGCCTCCGATCTCGACCAGACATGGGTCCATACCGTTCGAGGCATGGTGATTGAGGATGCGGGTGCAAAGCCGGATGTGACGGTCCTGATCATTCGCGACGAGACACCGCTTTATGAGGCGGAAGAGCGCTTCGAAAGAGCCTTCAACGCCAACCCAGCACCGGGTCTGATCTGCCGCATGCAGGACAAACGCTTCATTCGCGTCAATCAGGGTTTCATGGAAATGACCGGCTTTACCCGCGAGGAGATCATCGGCCGGAGCGTTGAGGAGCTTGGTCTCTTTTCCAATTGTGAAACCGGACAGGACGCGCTTGATCGGCTTGAGGACGGACGCGTCATTCGTCACCGGGAAGCGTTAATCCCGATCCCAGAGGGTGACCGGCTGGTTATCGTTGCGGGCGAGGTGATCGCCGTTGGCGAAGAGCCCTGCATGCTTTTTACCTTCGCCGATCTCGATGGGCGCAGAAAGGCGCAGAATGCGCTTCGCCAGAGCGAGGAACGCTTCTTCAAATCCTTCCGTCTCTCTCCGGCGCCAACTGCGATTTCCCGGCTCGAGGACTTCGTCTTCACCGAAGTCAACGATGCGTTTCTTCAGCTGTGCGGACGCAAGGAGCAGGACATCATCGGCAAGACGGCAAGCGAACTGAAATTGTGGGATGACGTCAATGCACGCAGAGACGTGGAACGCCGCTTGAAAAGCAACCTGCCGATCCGCGAAGAGCCGCTCAGAATGAATCTGAAGGATGGCAGCAGCGCTGAATGTGTCGTCTCTGCGGAACGCGTCGAAATCAATGACCAGCTCTGCGTCATCTGGGCACTTCAGGATGTGACGGAACGTCGGCGATCCGAAGACGAATTGATCGAGGCCATAGAAACCGTCATGGCCGATACGTCGTGGTTCAGCCGCACGGTGGTGGAGAGGCTGGCGGGCCTTCGTCAGACATCAAGAGGAACGGTCTCGACGGCATCGCTTAGCGATCTGACCGAGCGCGAAGACGATATTCTCACATTGATCTGCGAAGGCTGCAGCGACAAGGAGATGAGCGACAGGCTGAATCTCTCCAGACACACGATCCGCAACCATATTGCCTCTCTCTACGGCAAGATCGGCGTCAACCGCCGTGCAGCGGCGGTCATCTGGGCGCGCGAGCGTGGCTTCAGCGGGCGCAAATTGCGCAAGACATAA
- a CDS encoding DUF992 domain-containing protein has translation MKKLVLATAVAALAIAPVANAEAKRSHKHMETAQKERVGTLSCEIDGGIGLVVGSSKAVSCEFRQRSGEVERYTGKIGKIGLDVGVTGKQYLSWIVFNTAESRVGDGALSGTYVGASASAAVGVGLGANALIGGNAKNFALQPLSAQAGTGVNLAAGIASLQLKSAS, from the coding sequence ATGAAGAAGCTCGTTCTTGCCACCGCAGTTGCCGCTCTTGCCATTGCACCGGTCGCAAATGCCGAAGCAAAGCGCTCGCACAAGCATATGGAAACCGCACAGAAAGAGCGGGTCGGCACGCTGTCTTGCGAAATCGACGGCGGCATCGGCCTGGTCGTCGGATCAAGCAAGGCGGTATCCTGCGAGTTTCGCCAGCGTTCGGGTGAAGTTGAACGCTACACGGGTAAAATCGGCAAGATCGGCCTCGACGTCGGTGTTACCGGCAAGCAATATCTGAGCTGGATCGTCTTCAACACGGCTGAATCCCGTGTCGGCGATGGCGCGCTCAGCGGTACTTATGTCGGCGCATCGGCCTCTGCCGCAGTTGGTGTCGGTCTCGGTGCAAACGCTCTGATCGGCGGCAACGCCAAGAACTTCGCGCTGCAGCCGCTGAGTGCCCAGGCAGGCACGGGCGTCAACCTAGCAGCCGGTATCGCTAGCCTTCAGTTGAAGTCTGCCAGCTAA
- a CDS encoding FUSC family protein has protein sequence MNETRVRDLAFVLRCSGAATLSFILAEAVRLPHPVWAAMSGIIVGQERLGDTRQATIGRFVGTLLGVIIAVVVGTASQWLGAGQAFEIAIAVGLAAIIVRRYPSLKVCMWTCPIVFLTTTADTPLWEVGLYRGAEVLLGSAVGALVHAVAEQIIWVRYGRS, from the coding sequence GTGAACGAGACACGCGTCCGCGACCTGGCTTTCGTTCTGCGCTGCTCCGGGGCCGCGACACTGTCCTTCATCCTGGCAGAGGCGGTCCGGCTTCCCCATCCCGTCTGGGCGGCCATGTCCGGCATCATCGTGGGTCAGGAAAGGCTTGGCGATACCCGCCAAGCCACCATCGGGCGGTTTGTCGGCACCCTGCTTGGTGTGATCATCGCCGTCGTCGTCGGCACGGCGTCACAATGGCTCGGCGCGGGGCAGGCTTTCGAAATTGCTATTGCGGTCGGACTGGCTGCCATCATCGTGCGGCGCTATCCATCCCTCAAGGTCTGCATGTGGACCTGCCCCATCGTGTTCCTGACAACCACGGCCGACACGCCTTTATGGGAAGTGGGATTGTATCGAGGCGCGGAGGTTTTGCTGGGAAGCGCGGTTGGTGCGTTGGTGCATGCTGTTGCAGAACAAATCATATGGGTACGCTATGGCCGCTCTTGA
- a CDS encoding PAS domain-containing protein: MPTSFILPPLREFFNNATVALALAEAKGDNELVLVNQHFKTLTGYEDADVLGKNCRMLQHSADGERALNEEARTKIHSFLSRPTSSVIRTPIVNFRKDGSPFVNLLFMSKLTSSSGDVQYIFASQFDISRTRPDLLDRYNTDLGTTLTRIQPMLEGHNVIIEGSLATIASSATTIAQAKVTLAELDKSDQSHSGETLRN, from the coding sequence ATGCCGACATCGTTTATTCTGCCTCCCCTCCGGGAGTTCTTCAATAATGCAACAGTCGCCCTCGCGCTTGCCGAAGCGAAAGGAGACAACGAACTCGTTCTCGTCAACCAGCATTTCAAAACCTTGACCGGCTATGAAGACGCCGATGTGCTGGGCAAGAATTGCCGTATGCTGCAGCACAGCGCAGATGGTGAGCGAGCCTTGAACGAGGAGGCGCGCACGAAGATACATTCCTTCCTGTCGCGGCCGACCTCTTCGGTGATACGGACGCCCATCGTCAATTTCCGCAAAGATGGCAGCCCTTTCGTCAACCTCCTGTTCATGTCGAAACTGACTTCGTCCTCCGGCGACGTTCAGTACATCTTCGCCTCGCAATTCGATATCAGCCGCACCAGGCCCGATCTCCTCGACAGATACAACACTGATCTAGGCACGACGCTCACCCGTATTCAGCCCATGCTGGAAGGCCACAACGTCATCATCGAAGGCAGTCTGGCAACGATTGCAAGCTCGGCCACCACCATCGCGCAGGCAAAAGTGACCTTGGCCGAACTTGATAAAAGCGACCAGAGCCATTCTGGTGAGACCTTGAGGAATTGA
- a CDS encoding DUF1345 domain-containing protein, whose translation MATAPKTKEQTKISLYTRHRPFLIAAVLGGAVLAATLMLIPKLAIESAAVAFFLTYLFLLALRLPYLTAAHLKAHADSDDLPAIAIIFITLFAVVVAVVSLFMALNHSGETALSLTLSFLSVILGWLTIHTMAAVHYAHLFWRPSADGGKREPKGGMDFPEIKAPGIYEFLYFSVVIGMTAQTSDVAVTTTAMRKVTLVHSIVSFFFNTVLVAAAVNAAVSLAG comes from the coding sequence ATGGCGACAGCACCCAAGACCAAAGAACAGACAAAGATCAGCCTCTATACGCGTCACCGGCCGTTTCTGATTGCCGCAGTCCTGGGAGGCGCGGTGCTGGCAGCAACGCTCATGCTCATCCCCAAGCTCGCCATCGAATCCGCGGCCGTCGCATTTTTCCTCACCTACCTGTTCTTACTCGCCCTCCGCCTTCCTTATCTCACAGCAGCGCATCTGAAGGCGCATGCCGATAGCGACGATCTCCCGGCGATCGCCATCATCTTCATCACACTGTTTGCGGTCGTCGTCGCCGTGGTGTCGCTGTTCATGGCGCTCAATCACTCTGGCGAAACCGCGTTGTCTCTGACGCTGTCCTTTCTTTCGGTCATTTTGGGTTGGTTGACGATCCACACCATGGCGGCGGTTCATTATGCCCATCTGTTCTGGCGTCCGTCTGCCGATGGCGGCAAAAGAGAGCCGAAGGGTGGCATGGATTTTCCTGAGATCAAAGCGCCTGGCATTTACGAGTTTCTCTATTTCTCCGTCGTCATCGGCATGACGGCGCAGACTTCCGACGTTGCCGTGACCACGACGGCCATGCGTAAGGTCACGCTCGTGCACTCGATCGTGTCTTTCTTCTTCAATACGGTGCTGGTGGCAGCGGCGGTGAACGCCGCTGTGTCGCTGGCAGGTTGA
- a CDS encoding YaiI/YqxD family protein → MPQIYVDADACPVKTEILKVAERHDLDVTFVANSGLRPSRDPKVKNVIVSSGFDAADDWIAERAGEGDIVITADVPLAGRCVANGAMVTGPTGRVFDQTNIGMATAMRDLGAHLRETGESKGYNAAFSPRDRSQFLETLDRLCRRIKK, encoded by the coding sequence ATGCCGCAGATCTATGTCGATGCCGATGCGTGTCCGGTGAAGACGGAAATATTGAAAGTCGCAGAACGGCATGATCTCGACGTTACCTTTGTCGCTAATTCTGGGCTGCGGCCCTCTCGTGATCCGAAGGTGAAGAATGTGATCGTTTCCAGCGGTTTCGATGCGGCTGATGACTGGATCGCCGAACGTGCCGGCGAAGGCGACATCGTTATCACCGCGGATGTTCCACTGGCAGGTCGTTGTGTCGCAAATGGCGCGATGGTGACGGGTCCGACCGGTCGCGTTTTCGATCAGACCAATATCGGAATGGCAACCGCCATGCGCGATCTGGGCGCGCATCTGCGTGAAACCGGAGAAAGCAAAGGCTACAATGCCGCCTTCTCCCCACGCGACCGTTCGCAGTTCCTGGAAACACTTGACCGGCTGTGTCGCCGGATAAAGAAGTAA
- a CDS encoding CsbD family protein: MDNNRIEGAVRQVKGSIKEAVGKIAGNVRMQAEGRAEKVAGEVQSKYGESKDTVRRAFK, translated from the coding sequence ATGGATAACAACCGCATCGAAGGCGCAGTTCGCCAGGTCAAGGGCTCGATCAAGGAAGCCGTCGGCAAGATCGCTGGCAACGTGCGTATGCAGGCTGAAGGCCGCGCCGAAAAGGTAGCAGGCGAAGTGCAAAGCAAGTACGGCGAGTCGAAGGACACCGTGCGCAGGGCCTTCAAGTGA
- the poxB gene encoding ubiquinone-dependent pyruvate dehydrogenase, protein MTMTVADLLAESLADIGVERIWGVTGDSLNGLNDSLRRLGKIEWMHVRHEETAAFAAGAEAAVTGKLAVCAGSCGPGNLHLINGLFDCKRNHVPVLAIAAHIPSSEIGLGYFQETHPQELFRECADFVELVSNPAQMPGVLNRALNTAIGQNGVAVLVIPGDVALADAPVSTVPPQAVPSLPRILPREEEISRLAELLNEGKAITILAGSGCAGHHDAVVALADALKAPVVHALRGKEHVEWDNPFDVGMTGLIGFSSGYHAMENADTLVMLGTDFPYRAFYPTKARIVQIDRDAGALGKRAPLTQGLVGDVGETIAALLPHLKPRTDARFLDAARANYVKAREGLDDLAKPSGAGKPIHPQYLAQRVSELAAQDAIFTADVGTPTVWAARYLAMNGKRRLLGSFNHGSMANAMLQAIGAQAAAPDRQIVSLSGDGGFTMMMGDFITLSQLNLPVKIIVFNNGSLGFVAMEMKAAGYIDTGTDLKNPNFAAMANAMGIKGIRVEESVDVDWALSSAFAHPGPVLVDVVTAKQELVMPPKIKAEQAKGFSLYMLKAIISGRGDEVVELARTNLLR, encoded by the coding sequence ATGACCATGACCGTCGCTGATCTACTGGCAGAAAGCCTCGCCGATATTGGCGTTGAGCGCATCTGGGGCGTTACAGGCGATAGCCTCAACGGGCTGAACGACAGCTTGAGGCGGCTTGGGAAAATAGAATGGATGCATGTGCGCCATGAAGAGACCGCTGCCTTTGCGGCGGGCGCCGAAGCGGCGGTAACAGGCAAGCTCGCCGTCTGCGCGGGCAGCTGCGGCCCGGGCAACCTCCATTTGATCAATGGCCTGTTCGACTGCAAGCGCAACCACGTTCCGGTGCTGGCAATTGCGGCCCATATACCATCCTCCGAAATCGGGCTTGGCTATTTTCAGGAAACCCATCCGCAGGAACTGTTTCGCGAATGCGCGGATTTTGTCGAGCTTGTCTCCAATCCGGCACAAATGCCGGGCGTTCTCAACCGTGCGCTGAATACGGCGATCGGCCAGAACGGTGTTGCCGTGCTTGTCATTCCGGGCGATGTCGCTCTCGCCGATGCGCCCGTTTCGACAGTTCCGCCTCAGGCCGTTCCGTCCCTGCCCCGCATTCTTCCTCGCGAAGAGGAAATCAGCCGCCTCGCCGAGTTACTGAATGAGGGCAAGGCGATCACCATTCTCGCGGGCAGCGGCTGTGCCGGCCATCACGACGCGGTCGTGGCTCTGGCGGATGCGTTGAAAGCCCCTGTCGTGCATGCGCTACGGGGCAAGGAACACGTCGAATGGGACAATCCCTTCGATGTCGGCATGACTGGCCTCATCGGCTTCTCGTCTGGTTATCACGCGATGGAAAATGCCGACACACTCGTCATGCTCGGTACCGACTTCCCCTATCGCGCCTTCTATCCCACCAAGGCGCGGATCGTTCAGATCGACCGAGATGCGGGCGCACTCGGCAAGCGCGCGCCCCTGACACAAGGCCTGGTCGGGGATGTCGGCGAAACGATTGCCGCCCTGCTGCCCCACTTGAAACCCCGCACTGACGCGCGTTTTCTTGATGCTGCTCGTGCTAATTACGTCAAGGCGCGCGAAGGGCTGGACGATCTGGCAAAACCTTCCGGCGCCGGCAAGCCGATCCATCCCCAGTATCTGGCGCAAAGGGTCAGCGAACTTGCTGCACAAGATGCGATCTTCACGGCAGATGTCGGCACCCCCACCGTCTGGGCGGCACGCTATCTCGCGATGAATGGCAAGCGGCGTCTTCTTGGCTCTTTTAATCACGGCTCGATGGCAAACGCCATGCTTCAGGCCATCGGCGCGCAGGCTGCAGCACCGGATCGGCAGATCGTGTCACTCTCGGGTGACGGCGGATTCACCATGATGATGGGCGATTTCATCACGCTGTCGCAACTCAACCTGCCGGTGAAAATCATTGTCTTCAATAACGGCTCCCTCGGCTTCGTAGCGATGGAGATGAAAGCGGCGGGCTATATCGACACGGGCACAGACCTCAAGAACCCAAATTTTGCCGCCATGGCCAACGCCATGGGCATCAAAGGCATCCGGGTGGAAGAGTCGGTTGACGTCGATTGGGCATTGAGTTCGGCCTTTGCCCATCCAGGACCTGTGCTGGTCGATGTCGTAACCGCGAAACAGGAACTCGTCATGCCGCCGAAGATCAAGGCGGAACAGGCCAAGGGCTTCAGCCTCTATATGCTGAAGGCCATTATCAGTGGCCGCGGTGATGAAGTGGTTGAACTCGCCCGTACAAATCTGCTGCGGTAA
- the fghA gene encoding S-formylglutathione hydrolase: protein MKVISQNTAFGGMQGVYAHESETCKCEMTFAVFVPPKAINEPCPVLWYLSGLTCTHANVMEKGEYRRLAAELGLIIVCPDTSPRGNDVADELTNWQMGKGAGFYLDATEAPWAEHYQMYSYITEELPALIGEHFRADMTRQGIFGHSMGGHGAMTIALKNSERFKSCSAFAPIVAPSSADWSRPALEKYLGEDQSAWRNYDACALVEDGARFPEFLIDQGKADSFLENGLRPWLFEEAVKGTDIGLTLRLHDRYDHSYYFISTFMDDHLKWHAQRLL, encoded by the coding sequence ATGAAGGTTATTTCTCAGAACACGGCTTTCGGCGGCATGCAGGGCGTCTATGCGCATGAGTCGGAAACATGCAAATGCGAGATGACCTTCGCCGTCTTTGTGCCGCCAAAGGCGATCAATGAGCCCTGCCCTGTTCTCTGGTATCTTTCGGGCCTGACCTGCACCCATGCCAATGTGATGGAAAAGGGCGAGTATCGTAGGCTTGCAGCAGAGCTCGGTCTCATCATCGTCTGCCCGGATACTTCTCCGCGCGGCAACGACGTGGCCGATGAGTTGACGAATTGGCAGATGGGCAAAGGTGCAGGTTTCTACCTCGATGCCACCGAGGCGCCCTGGGCTGAGCATTACCAAATGTACAGCTACATCACGGAAGAGCTTCCCGCGCTGATCGGTGAGCACTTCCGCGCCGATATGACCCGCCAGGGCATTTTCGGACATTCGATGGGCGGTCATGGCGCCATGACGATCGCGCTGAAAAACTCCGAACGCTTCAAGAGCTGCTCTGCCTTCGCGCCGATCGTCGCACCGTCGTCGGCGGACTGGTCTCGCCCGGCGCTCGAAAAATATCTTGGCGAAGATCAATCGGCTTGGCGCAACTACGATGCCTGCGCATTGGTCGAAGATGGCGCACGCTTCCCCGAATTTCTGATCGACCAGGGGAAAGCAGACAGTTTCCTCGAAAACGGCTTGCGTCCATGGCTCTTCGAAGAGGCTGTCAAGGGAACCGATATCGGCCTCACACTACGCCTTCATGACCGTTACGATCACTCTTACTACTTTATCTCCACCTTTATGGACGATCACCTGAAGTGGCACGCGCAGCGTCTTCTTTAA
- a CDS encoding BON domain-containing protein, translated as MMISSDEALSPVANPQDCSLCAALQAIIAYADGQEGSRITVSIENGRVMLTGEVETLASLECAVFIAECFASRPIIADLSIRPTIQSIAPRRMARPDLSINDNRSPL; from the coding sequence ATGATGATTTCTTCCGACGAGGCACTGTCACCAGTCGCGAACCCCCAGGATTGCAGCCTCTGCGCCGCACTTCAAGCCATCATTGCCTATGCGGATGGCCAGGAAGGCAGTCGTATCACGGTGTCCATCGAGAATGGCAGGGTTATGCTGACGGGTGAGGTGGAAACGCTTGCCTCACTCGAATGCGCAGTTTTCATCGCGGAGTGTTTTGCTTCTCGTCCGATCATCGCCGATCTCTCAATTAGGCCGACAATCCAGTCCATAGCGCCCCGGCGTATGGCCAGACCAGATCTCTCTATAAACGACAACAGGAGTCCCCTATGA